AAGGTGATGCGGGACATTGTGTTCATGGCCTGCGTGGGATTGCGTCCCGTGGTGGTGCATGGCGGCGGCCCGGAAATTAACTCATGGTTGACCAAACTGAATATCGAGCCCCAGTTCAAAAATGGCCTGCGGGTCACCGATGCCGCCACCATGGATGTGGTGGAAATGGTCTTGGTGGGGCGGGTGAACAAGGAAATTGTGTCGTTGATTAACCAGGCAGGCGGGGCAGCGATCGGGCTCTGTGGCAAAGACGGCAACATGATCCTCGCCCGTCCCCAAGGCGAAGCGGGTATTGGCTTTGTGGGCGAAGTGAGCGCCATGAATACCCAGGTGATTGAAGCGATCGTTAACAGCGGCTACATTCCGGTGGTGTCCAGCGTGGCCGCCGATGAAACCGGTCAAGCCTACAATATCAACGCCGACACGGTAGCGGGTGAAATGGCCGCAGCCCTAGGTGCCGAAAAGATGATCCTGCTCACCGATACCCCAGGCATTTTGCAAGATTACACCGATCCAGCCACCCTGATTGCCAAGTTGGACATTCAACAGGCTCGGCAACTGATTG
This genomic window from Candidatus Obscuribacterales bacterium contains:
- the argB gene encoding acetylglutamate kinase: MINDNDSNYIERDEATRVRVLSEALPYIQKFAGRTIVVKYGGAAMKDSSLKAKVMRDIVFMACVGLRPVVVHGGGPEINSWLTKLNIEPQFKNGLRVTDAATMDVVEMVLVGRVNKEIVSLINQAGGAAIGLCGKDGNMILARPQGEAGIGFVGEVSAMNTQVIEAIVNSGYIPVVSSVAADETGQAYNINADTVAGEMAAALGAEKMILLTDTPGILQDYTDPATLIAKLDIQQARQLIDSGVVGGGMIPKVNCCVRSLAQGVKAAHIIDGRIPHALLLEIFTDAGIGSMIVASEFRS